The Mycolicibacterium hassiacum DSM 44199 genome includes a window with the following:
- a CDS encoding Type 1 glutamine amidotransferase-like domain-containing protein — translation MTNDSGDSVRPLYLLADSQLLFWRHRGRLLLDTALDGLPRDEPVRAAYIGASNGDQPEYYELFEAALEGVRVAERRMIRSAFDNEDRAFLRHAQLIVLAGGDVRRGWETFERTGMKEVILDRYASGAVLVGVSAGAVQLGRYGVVEAAEGSPGRLFDVFHLVPMVIDTHDDQGGWSRLIGAIQRLDGAVSGLGIPAGGGVVVHPDLSFEPLRRPAHEFRLEGNELVHNLLMPEDPDL, via the coding sequence GTGACCAACGACTCGGGCGATTCGGTCCGGCCGCTGTATCTGCTGGCCGACAGCCAACTGCTGTTCTGGCGGCACCGCGGACGGCTGCTGCTGGACACCGCGCTGGACGGGCTGCCCCGCGACGAGCCGGTCCGCGCCGCCTATATCGGCGCCTCCAACGGCGACCAGCCCGAATACTACGAACTTTTTGAAGCAGCCCTGGAGGGGGTTCGGGTCGCCGAGCGGCGGATGATCCGCTCGGCGTTCGACAACGAGGACCGCGCGTTCCTGCGGCACGCCCAGCTGATCGTGCTGGCCGGCGGCGATGTGCGCCGCGGCTGGGAGACCTTCGAGCGCACCGGCATGAAGGAGGTGATCCTGGACCGCTACGCGAGCGGCGCGGTCCTGGTCGGGGTCTCCGCGGGCGCGGTCCAACTCGGGCGCTACGGCGTCGTGGAGGCGGCCGAGGGGTCCCCGGGGCGGTTGTTCGATGTGTTCCACCTCGTGCCGATGGTCATCGACACCCACGACGACCAGGGCGGCTGGTCGCGGCTGATCGGCGCGATCCAGCGGCTCGACGGCGCGGTGTCCGGCCTGGGTATTCCCGCCGGCGGCGGTGTGGTCGTGCATCCCGATCTGTCGTTCGAACCGCTGCGCCGACCCGCGCACGAGTTCCGACTCGAGGGCAACGAGCTCGTCCATAATCTGCTGATGCCCGAGGACCCCGATCTGTGA
- a CDS encoding DUF1460 domain-containing protein, with protein sequence MTSYLAAQGKPVAELSPGSEQRLDRLLTVTRRTTDPVSRSESLSREFLGTPYRANTLIGSADVPEQLVANLEQVDCFTFADHVEAAKRATTREEFFAALTEVRYRDGAVSFANRKHFFTDWAATSPPVATDITASLSPDAVAVHKQLNQKDSGGWYLPGLPVVARTVSYLPSDRVDDSVLAGLRTGDYLGAYATDGGLDVTHVGIVVNTPQGPVLRNASSLPADMRVVDTPLREYLGTVPGVVVLRPLR encoded by the coding sequence GTGACGAGTTACCTTGCTGCTCAAGGGAAACCGGTTGCCGAGCTGTCACCGGGCAGCGAGCAGCGGCTCGACCGGCTGCTGACCGTCACGCGGCGGACCACAGATCCGGTGTCCCGATCCGAGTCGCTGTCCCGCGAGTTCCTCGGAACCCCTTACCGCGCAAACACTCTCATCGGTTCGGCGGATGTGCCCGAACAACTCGTCGCGAACCTCGAGCAGGTCGACTGTTTCACCTTCGCCGACCATGTGGAGGCGGCCAAACGCGCCACCACCCGCGAGGAGTTCTTCGCCGCGCTGACCGAGGTCCGCTACCGCGACGGGGCCGTGTCGTTTGCGAACCGCAAACACTTCTTCACCGACTGGGCCGCGACCAGCCCGCCGGTGGCCACCGACATCACCGCCAGCCTGAGCCCCGACGCCGTCGCGGTGCACAAGCAGCTCAACCAGAAGGACTCCGGCGGGTGGTATCTGCCCGGGCTGCCGGTGGTCGCGCGCACCGTCAGCTACCTGCCCAGCGACCGGGTCGACGACTCCGTGCTGGCCGGGCTGCGCACCGGCGACTACCTGGGCGCGTACGCCACCGACGGCGGACTCGACGTCACCCACGTCGGCATCGTCGTCAACACACCGCAGGGACCGGTGTTGCGCAACGCGTCGTCGCTGCCGGCCGACATGCGGGTGGTCGACACCCCGCTGCGCGAATACCTGGGCACGGTGCCCGGGGTGGTGGTGCTGCGCCCGCTGCGGTAG